From Apis mellifera strain DH4 linkage group LG5, Amel_HAv3.1, whole genome shotgun sequence, the proteins below share one genomic window:
- the LOC724529 gene encoding dynein light chain 4, axonemal isoform X1 translates to MTEVKKDDIVKILHTYPLCRKCDMSDEMKQEAMELCITAAEKYADNYENVSRMIKETMDKKFGASWHTVVGEGYGFEITYQLKHLLYMYCAGNLAICIWKSA, encoded by the exons atgactgaagtaaaaaaagatgatatcgttaaaatattacatacgtATCCTCTTTGTAga AAATGTGATATGTCAGATGAAATGAAACAAGAAGCTATGGAATTATGCATCACTGCAGCGGAAAAATATGCGGACAATTATGAAAATGTTTCACGAATGATCAAAGAAACaatggataaaaaattcgGTGCGTCATGGCATACAGTTGTTGGTGAAGGCTACGGAtttgaaataacttatcaacttaaacatctattatatatgtacTGTGCTGGAAATTTAGCAATATGCATATGGAAATCAGCATAG
- the LOC724529 gene encoding dynein light chain 4, axonemal isoform X2 translates to MKCDMSDEMKQEAMELCITAAEKYADNYENVSRMIKETMDKKFGASWHTVVGEGYGFEITYQLKHLLYMYCAGNLAICIWKSA, encoded by the exons atg AAATGTGATATGTCAGATGAAATGAAACAAGAAGCTATGGAATTATGCATCACTGCAGCGGAAAAATATGCGGACAATTATGAAAATGTTTCACGAATGATCAAAGAAACaatggataaaaaattcgGTGCGTCATGGCATACAGTTGTTGGTGAAGGCTACGGAtttgaaataacttatcaacttaaacatctattatatatgtacTGTGCTGGAAATTTAGCAATATGCATATGGAAATCAGCATAG